GAGCATGCAAAAGTACATTATCAAATGTATAGAAGGAAAGGGATCATCAAAGGAAGATAGAAACGGGAAACAATCAACCTTTAACATTGTCAAAAATGCACAGTTATTATTTTCTGGACTATCTAATTATCAAATTAGCATGCCTTCTCATTCCGCTCTGGTGGAAAGTGAATAATAATACCAGATGGTGTACActtcttttacttttaatacTAGTACGTACTGTAGTACTGTATACGAAGTACATTTTATGATATACAGTACTCTGTGTTCAATCTTTAGGGTTACAAGATTACTTCCTCCTCTCTAAAATTGTTGCAACACTTtgatttttgcactattcataaaatctactttatttattttcgatGATCTATACTTTAGGAAAAACATATTCGTGTGGAGTCTCGTTAGATTCAGTTTAAAGTATATTTTgcgaaaattaattttttacttattagtaattaaatataataattgtTCAAGCTTGAGTGTTGCAATTAAAAAgaatcggaggaagtataatctATGTGCTTTATCACAAACACATACTGGTTTAATCAATCTCCCTGAATTGGCCAAATTTTTATATTGTGCTACAATGACAATGAAGCGTTTACAATAAGGTTTTGTTtgatttatttcagacaaaataagtctaGATAAGTTCAAGTAAGTTCAATtaaaagttcagataaattaaattcagataaaatttcagataatataagagTGTAGATAACTTACAAATACAATTTATGAGCACCAAACAATTTACTTTGGCAATCTTCCTTTTTACAAAGGATTGTGGCATTTTTGTAACAAGTTTCTTGTAATTCGTAAATAACACTGGCAAAGGAAAGAGAAATAAGTTcacttctttttatttattttaaatttaaatagAAGTTTAGCTATATGAGTAGTGATGAAATATATTGTAGGGCTCTTCACTCACATTTATCAAGTCTTGTAATCTAGTATCCCATCTTTGTATTCCAACATTTGCACAATGCACATATGTCAAATTgacaataataaataaagaaCCTCCAATAATCTTAATTTCTCAGAAAGTTCCGGCGAACATGCCAGCAGTCTTCAGAGTTCACATAGATTGTTTTCATAGTATAAGAGACACTATAAACAGCAACAACAAAAAGCACAAAGAAAGACAATAAGAAGGTCATCCTGACTGAGCTCAAGTGTATCCTGACTTTAAACAGCCGTACTAGTTTCAAATCTCCATAGCTGTCGAAAGTGAATGCCGAGGAAATTTACAGCTTCTTGTATCTCTTTTCAACTTCTTCCAGGTTTTCAATATCCTTGTTATATTTGCACACGCGGTAGATGCACCTAGAATACATCCAATATACACAAAAATAATCAAGCTACAAAATTATTCAGCAAAGGGTACCTAAGAGTTCATTATTTTTGCACACATACCAGTAGAGAAGACAGGCTGCAGAACAAAGCAGCACATTCCTCTGAGATTTGTAGATCTGTCACGAGAAATAGATGCCACAGTTAAAATTTACAGAGAAAGAAATATAGGCAGCCTAGAGTTGGCATGCATTCATAAATCCAAATCAAGTGGGCACTACAAATAAATGCTTAAGACAGATTCAAGATTCAACTAATACACCATTGCCCAAAAACTACATAACTCTTTATGCTTCTAATCTATGGATTTCTCTTTAGCTTTATGTTAGACTCGGGTACTAATTATGGACACGTGTGCGTGCCCAAGTGGATTGTATCCCAAAAAGAAGTGCTTAAGTGTCCATATCAATGTCGGAGTGTAGAGGATCTAACACGAGTTTTTGTTGTACATTGAAGAGTCTTGTGTAACATAGCTGAGGTAATGCTTCAAGTGACGAGTAATACAGACTGAAGAAGCCGTATTTAAGCAAGCTGGCAGCCTGGCAACAGTTTCGGAGGCACTTTTCACTACCTTATTATAATGTTTCCACGTTCTCTCTCTCGAATCTCTCTTTTCCCAAATGAACACAAACTATATTCAAGCTGAGTTTTCTGCTCAGGTCATTGATGCCAACATTCTTCCAAGGATCTTTGTTGTTGTATTTAATTACTGAAAGATCTTAAATAACTTATTTCATGATATGTTAGCTTTCTCATCTTACTCCATATGTAATATTTTTAATCTCATTTTCCAGCTTTAGTCGTTGCCTATTTAAGTCCAGCATTGAATCTGATATCATCAAAGAACGAATTGGCTGCATATCAAAGAGAGCTTTCCCAATGATCCCAGTGTTCTGTTGTCCCTACCCCCTACCCCCAGCCCCTTTCTCCGCCAGCTATATCTCCTCTCCTTTTGAAGAAAGATCAATATCAATAAATTAGGTGATTGTTGTTGGTCAATATGATGGTCATGAATGAATGAACTTGAGAATCAGCAACTGATTTATGAGCCTACTTAATATTAATGGCGGCATATTTAGAGGTTTATGAGCCTGATTTATCTGCATATTTAGAGGTTTCACCTCAGTCCAGCAACAGCAAATAGAGCAAACATTTTTTTCTTTCCCAACCACTAAAAGCTGAAATGACCTTGGTTTTGCCTATAAAGTAAACATGGCAGTAATGAATTGTATGTAGCAGTAGTCAAGGTGATGTATGGATTTTTTTACAAGCAGGCAGCAGCTATAGTGAAAACAGAACTTGGACTCTATTATTGACATAGGAACATAGTAGATCTGTAGAAGGGAGGGGTGAGAGGCGAGAAGAAAACGAGAAAAATATTAAAGGAAAAGAGGAGATGGTAAGTTCTTTATAAATTCTCAGCCAATTCACTTCAACATAAAACTACTTTACATTCCTCAAACTTATCCTTTTGTATCCGCTACAATTATCCCACGCTTAGCAAGAAAATTCCTTTTCCTTGACAGAAATTCTCTAAAACATAGCATCCTCATATACCTATTCATTTTTTGTAAGACACTAGCAACATCATGGTTAGTGTAGTAGTCCTTGACTGCCTGATACCAGCTTGACAAAGACTGAGGAGAGGTAGTAGGTTTTGACTCCTTTTGAGAGAAGAGATGAATTTATGAATATACGCGAGACCAAGGTTAGAATAGGGAAATGGAGGGAATATTAAAAAGGAATAAGCTGAAAGACAGACAAGAAAATAGGAGATAGAACAGCCATTTTGAagggaaaagacaaaaaaattgGGCAAAGACGGGGACCGAGTTGAGAAAATAGACGTCGAATagcttaaaataaaatactaatCACACACCTTGCAACAAGGCCAAAATTCAGCAACACAAGGAATGTACCTCCCAAAAACAATActaaaatagaaaatatgaTGACTTAATACTCCTCAGCAAcacaaaatcttcaaaatcaaagGTTATTTTTCATGAATCGAGATAGCTAAATAGGCCACAAGAAAGTGGGTAGAGGACCATAGCCAAGtttatattcatttatcaaatttgcagcttcttcttcaaatctggAAAACTGATATCCTAGTAATCCTACACATTATTCAATCGGGGATAACATCTCAATCTTATTACTATCAATCCTTGATGAACAAAGGAACAAAGAAGCACCTTCAGTCCTTCACACACAGCCAGTCACAACTAGTAACATGCCTTCGTATAAATGGCTCACTCGCAACAAATTCGGCTCTATAAAACTAATGAAAATTGACTCTAATATTGCAACTAACAAATGGAGTGCCAAATATATTGTTAAGACCCTAATAATACCCCTAGGCTCAGCCTCTCCGCTCTATTTTGAGTCTTTCAACAATGCAGTATCATCACCGCCATAACAAAACCTCAAATCCATCATTATAACTACCGGGGAATCAACACCAAGCTTTTCTGATTAACAATGTTATAAATAAGTCAAGTTTGGAGCAATTAACTCCAACAAACAACAATATCAAAAGGAAAACTATGGCAATTAAACCACCCCATTAATCCTAAACATTGGATGATAGGAGCAATTAATCTGCCGACAGTAAATAATCATGATAATAATAAATCCAACAAAAattagaaattaaattgcaCAAAATTAAGACACGTAAGTAAACCCTagacaatcaacaacaaaacaaaaattaccGATTTCTCATAGCGATCTCTTTCAGTGGCAGTACAGATCTCAGAAGTACACGTCAATCGGTGCTCATACTTCCAGTAAatatctgaaaatcaaaatagAAAATTGAATTCGACATCGCAAACGAGAAAAGAAATGGggaaggggagagagaaagaggtgaTACCGAGAAGCTGAAAAGCGGCGAAAGGGACGATGAACATTAACGGCTGAAGGATAAGAGAGATTAAGGAAACCAGACGAGTTTTGAGAACCTTTGGTGAAGGAAGTGAGATGAGAAGAAAAATGGCGGCCTCTGCTGCAACTGCGTAGGTGAGGATCATCCATTGTAAGCCCATTTTCTCCTgattttgattttctctttcttcttcgTAGGTGGGAGATGTTGGTTTTTGACTACGAGCACGATCGGATGCCTTACTTGCTAAGTGTTTGAAGGAGGAGGAAGGACACGCGATCCACGTGGACATAAAGGTGTAgtatttattcatttttattttttttataaggagtTCATTAAAAGAAGGACAAATTACAACCTATCACTAGAAAAGCTAAAAACAAACATCATACACACCACAACATGAAATAATATTACAAGAAGTAAGAACCCAACCACCGGATTGCAAGACCAAAGCCAAGAGACATCGGAGCTCTTAACACGAACTCGAACCTTGCAAAACAAAAAACTTACCAAAGCTCCTCCCAAGTATTTCAAAGGGTGTATACTAAGGGCCACTTGCAAACGAGCAAAGTAGGGACAATGATGCTGGAACCGGGCTTTATACCAAGCGAAAGCAACATAACTACACTTTGATGGAGGATGTCGAGAGATTGCACTGGAATGCCGCACCATGCGAGACACTCACTGAACCATTTTTGTCCACTCCCAGGGACCAAAAATTAACTGCTCATCCTGGAAGTCTTGAGATCTTGCCAAGGGAGACACCTTCCTTATTGACTCCTCGATGGACTTACCTGCAACAAAGTGCAGGACATCCTGTATTCCCCAAACAAGAGAATACAAGAAACTGGAGGGCTTTGCTTGCCCCAAACATTGAAGTTGGGGAGCCTCTTTCaagattaatattttaacaGCAATGACAGACGCCATCACCAAGACCGGGATGAAACTGACTAACATTGAGCCAACCCCATCTGACACACGACCCACAACAAGCACAACAAACACAATCCTCACGACAAACCAAAACCCTGAAAGTAGGACTATGACTCGAGATTCCACACTTTGAATCTTTTCAAGCCAATTAAACAACCAAACTCCTAAGAAAAACCAACCAAACCACTTCTTAGGAAACCCACATTCCCGACTATAACTACACCAGCCAGAGGGACCAAACACTTGCCACCGCAAACCCAGAACAAACGTCAGCACTTTCCACCCTTCAGACATGCTCATAAGCCCACCGAGTTTAATTAAAAACTCAAAACCCCAAATTCGAACAACGCCCAAAGAAACCCTTATACACCAAACCCAACCAGAAAGAATCACGGGAAATCCAAGACGAAGATACCACACAAACATACTAAGAACTCCAAAACAAACACAATCCGCTAACAGGGAACCAAAATCTACAAAAAACACACTAAGGGAGAAGAGAAGGAGCGATAAAACCATACCAGAACGATCCTAATCTTCTACAAAAGAGATTGGCAGTGAGAAGCACCAGATCCCCGATGCCGATTGAAAACCACCGCACAAAATCAAACCGGCCGCCGCTAACGGTAGGTGAAACCGGGCCTGAGAACCTTCGAGAGCACCGATCGGCCGACAAAAGCAAACAAAAACCTAAGAAAACAAGGGAAACGAGCTAAACACAGGTCTCTTGCCGGCGATGGCGAAGTGAATCACCGATCGCCGGCGAGGAAGGAGGCAAAAATTAGGCGGTGGAGctagagagaggagagaggagagaggaaattgaggagagagagcGGTATAGTTTTATAAAGGTGTAgtaatgtactccctccgtatttatttaaaggaTGTATTTTTccggtcgtatttatttaagagatacacctgtcatttttagtaacttatcaaccccaccatctaattaaataatatatctaatttaccctatgacccaccatcctattaaacagataatttcataaacccaccctgaaggaaataatgcccttgttccaagtatgcatataatgttaagtctaataaatgcggttcagtattaattaacaagttaataattcagtgagatcaagtgagctgaatgcctagctagaggccgcttcagttcaagtggaattaataatattaatccacagcttactcttgactaaacccgtagggtcacacaaatagtacgtaaacggatcaagtatttaatggcattaaatactccatctatggatattcagaatcgacggatcttggtttcagtgggagctaagatcgtcaaaggcaagcaaatgaatactacggaaacgatgatattgccggaaacggaaatatggatcgtatcgaaaatataaatattatccaagtcgtagatgttgccggaaacggaaacatggtacgtatcggaaaatatcaatggaaatggaaatattgccggaatcggaaatattgccggaaacggaaatattgtcggaaacggaaatattgccagaatcggaaatattatcggaatcggaaaataattccggacacagaaatattaaatatttgttcaaaacggaaattaattccggaatcggaaatattaaatattgttcgtatcggaaatgaattccggaatcgggaatttaatcggaaagtgTATCGTACGAACTAGCATCGggcgaggcttgctagacgaaggcccatcacgaggctaggccaacgcccagcaagccacacgccaagtgctcggccaggtccagcgcaaggccaggcccaaccaagcacTGGCAGGCGCGCACGAAGCTCATGGGCTGCTAGGCcgcatgcgctgtgcgctcggcgtgggccgcaaggcctgcgtacgGGCGTGtatgcgtgtgcgtgtgctcgtgttcgtaacggatcctaatcctatcggaattcgtgcattgattaaatcctaatcctaaaagattaaattcattatttagagttctattaggattctaattaataaatccatatcctagtaggattataattccttcccataaactctataaataagggcctagggtcacatatttgatagatgattttgaagtattcacatgtaagatttttaagcaaaaatcagccaaacacttgcaacccaaaatagccgaaaatcctaagtaacctt
This sequence is a window from Spinacia oleracea cultivar Varoflay chromosome 1, BTI_SOV_V1, whole genome shotgun sequence. Protein-coding genes within it:
- the LOC110779298 gene encoding uncharacterized protein, producing the protein MGLQWMILTYAVAAEAAIFLLISLPSPKVLKTRLVSLISLILQPLMFIVPFAAFQLLDIYWKYEHRLTCTSEICTATERDRYEKSIYKSQRNVLLCSAACLLYWCIYRVCKYNKDIENLEEVEKRYKKL